The DNA window tacggtcCCCTGCAAACAAAGTAGAAGTACTCAGCACTTTATCTATCACTTTCAGGAGCAATGTGCCCGTGAAACAGAGAGCAAGTCATCATTCCAAAGAAACAGACGTCACTGCAGTTTTATAACTGTGCCCGAGTTTCGTTGAATGATGACCaagattaaaatagaaaaaaatactaaaaaaaacaaacaataaaaaatggcttCGGAAAAACCCAACTCTCTATGGATTCGAACTCGAATGGCGATgcaggaagggaggagagagttAAGGGGAGGAGGCATaaaagggaaaagggagaaaATCAAACACACTAACGGACGGGGAATTTCGAGACCCGGGCTGAGGAGGGCATCTCAATTTGGGTATAAAAAGGGAAAACGTCTGCCTTCTGCACCTCATTCTTCAGCTGCTTCTCCCTGGTGAAGATCTCCTTCCACCGTTGAACATGAATTTGAAGGTGGTGAgtaaaacacaaaacatttcTTTGCAAGAGAATGAATGAACTGTAAGACATCTTTCATCAAGCATCCGTCATCAGAAAGCATAAGAAAAGCACTGACGATTAACACTAATACTGGTTGCACGACAAAGTGGATTGGAAATCTGTAGATGATAAATGTACTTTTTTGCTATGGGGTTTAAGTGTTGGTGATGTttgaaaaatgaatcaataaacatCAGTTAAGAATATTTCCTGTCACTTCATCATGAGGAAAGCTAAACTACTCTTCTCATCCCAACCAGGTGGTTGTGCTCCTCGGAGTGATAGCTCTCGTAGCTGCTGCTCCAAGACGCGGTGGTGGAGGctttggaggaggaggtggatttggaggtggaggtggacatagaggtggtggaggaggagggggattcGGAGGAGGAGGTGGACTCGGTGGAGGTGGATTCGGAGGTGGAGGAGGTTTTGGAGGCGGTGGCAGTCACGGTGGTGGAtttggaggtggtggtggttttggaggaggtggaggtaaGCATACGAATTGCTAGTAAACATAACGTGAAATGTAAATACATCAAAACAGCACACACAAAGATGAATTACCAGAAAAAACTAAACATCTAAACTTAAGGGAAAAAACGTCGTCTTTCACAGTATTTTTATAGTCAGAAGAAGGCGAAATAATTACTTTTGCGAtcattaaaaaagaacattttctccataataatattaataatagtgaaaatgttacaaatttctttttaacaccGTGATTCTTTGTATTTCAGGATTTGGGCGCTAAAATTCTTCAGGGAAGACCATAAGTTCCTCTTTgtcagtttgtctttttttttttgttaaagaaaaataaagacagaatatgATACATAAGGATCTCATTTGTGTTCCTATAATATGTTCAATCATCACCCAGTATGGtacgagagttttttttattgcagctaCATAAGTGTTTCCATTACTTATATACGTACTGTAATCACTGACATTATAACTATGGTCATTGTCTCGAAAGTCTTCATTGCCAGTAAAACCATCCTTCCCGACAAAGTGCACATAACGAGACAATGTACATAatttactgatttcagaaaaATGCTTATCCCTCATTGTACAGTAGACGACACCTTAGCTGGCCTTGCAACAGCACGGGCTTTTGCCCATAAGAGTTGTCGATAACGGAGGGGCTATACTATATAACAGGGATAAAATTAATGGCTACACAACTCTCAAAGTCTAAAACAAAACATGGATGACAACAAATAGAAAAGGCGTAGACTTTACAACTTTAAATTAAGCTTTGTGAATTTCTTCCAGTTTTAACATCTCATGACGTcacctctctctcatatacagtgtatacatacacacaccatatatatatatgtatatatatatatatatatatatatatatatatatatatatatatatatatatatatatatatatatatatatatatatatatatatatatatatatatatcaaggtaaTGATAAATTTGATACTCCACTAAcactgacaaataaaattatgcaaTTCTGATCTGCTGTAAAAATGTCTGAATGCCACTCCCAAGTAGCAGATTAGCATAATTGGTTATTGTTGTCATCAACCTTTCCAATGAAGTTGGCATAATGTTATGTTGTTAAACGCTTGTGTGAATGTACTGTATGTTACAGGACGTTTCAAGAACAGATGAAAAAAAGTGATCAAACATTGCAGATATACCCATTAGATGACCTTCTCAAGATGACTGACTCTTTGGATAAAACCCCTCAGTGCAGATGATTTGTTGCCAAGGTTAAATAAAATCTTCGGTGGTTCTTCTAACATGTTTCTAttacatgttttattattattttattattattattattattattattattattattaacttaaaataCACTAAATGGTCATAAACTACAAAGACAAAATTTCACAGACGAGAGTTATATTGAGAAAAATCGAGCCAAACACACTTAGGAAATTCCCAAGTGAAAAAGCAAATAGGTTGATGAAGCTACAATAGATTTCAGTATTAAACTCTAGGTAAATAtgacaagtaaagaatgcgccgaagtttttttcggcgcaatcgagttttctgtacagccgctacagagtataatcaaggcaacccaaaacagatatatctttcggtggtctcggtataatgctgtatgagccccggcccatgaaactttaaccacggaccggtggtggcctatcctatatcttgccagaagcacgattatggctaattttaactttaaataaaatcaaaaccactgcagctagaaggctgcaatttggtatgtttgatgatttgagggtggatgatcaacgtaccaatttgcagcccgtctagcctcagtagtttttaagatctgagggcggacagaaaaagtgtggaaggacagacaaagccggcacaacagttttcttttgcagaaatctAAAAGCAAAATATCTTACTAAGaaaagtacagtatgtattaaTGCTAAAGCATACTTTGTGAAATAGTAATAGCAGACTCTTTTTGGAGTCCAAGCCCAATGGcgctgcatttaatttttttttttttttttcgaactgCAATAATTTCTTAAGTTCACTGATCTCTGGTCAATAAGTTGTCAAAAATACCTACGTTTTTCATTCTCCGTTTAAGCTAAAAAGTTTCATGTGATCAGTAAAGTTAACAACAATGCTCATCCAAACCCTGACATACATAAATTAccaaaatgaataatttgtaaaACGAAAGAATTTAAAACACCTAACAATAATACATAGTTAGCAAGCTCCAATCTCTAAGAatttttaactttgtaaataaaatatcaaataatatatgtatgtatatactgtatatatgtatgtatgcatatgtatgtatatatatatatatatattatatatatatatatatatatatatatatatatatatatatatatgtatgtatatatatatacatatatatatatatatatatatatatgtagtatatatatatatatatatatatatatatatatatatatatatatatatatatatatatatatatgtcgccaGAAAAGCCTGGACCCTCAAGTTCTCAACAATTATTCTGGAATATGGATGTTGATCTCATGttcttttcttgaccccagcttACTAGTAGGATGCAGGTTTAGCATGAACCATGGACCTGCAAATACTACCCGAATGCTGcacaaaaacacaatatatatatatatatatatatatatatatatatatacaacagcatatatatatatacaaatatataaaaatatatatatatatatatatatatatatatatatatatatatatatatatatatatatatatatatatatatatatatatatatatatatatatatatatatatatatatatatatacatatttatatacatagatatacagtagagagagagagagagagagagagagagagagatggccctaATCTTTCCATTGAGAGTAAAGCAATAGTTTATTAAAATGCTCTTTTTTCTGGTATACAAACGTTTTATGGCAAGATGTTTAAGCTCCTTTGTTCCGTGAGTTTCTGTGTAATTCAATTTATTTGACAAATACATAACCATGCGTTTATATGGGAAATGCGCTTCCAACTCAATTTATTCAGTTATCccaagaattttttgagatacaACGACACCGTACATCAACAAAAAGTTCCGAGCATAAGATGTCCATCATAAGAGACATATatgtgagcagagagagagagagagagagagagagagagagagagagagagagagagagagcaagtcattattgcaaacaaacacacgtcatctcagtttttataaatatgcCCGAGTTTCTTTGATTAATGACATTGCTGGAAAACTAGCAAAAACCGGTCGCTTAAAATACAACTGAACTTCTAAGGATTCAAATTTAAACACAGTAACGGTCGCCTGCTGGGAAGAGGCGGGAACAAGAGGGGAGTTTCGGGGATAGTGCTAGGGAGATGGGAGCTAGAGGGGAGTCAGGGAAGGGGAAAGGTAGGATATGAAGCACACAGGGTAATAAAAAAGAGGAAGGGGGAATCCTGATTGACGGTGGTAAGGAGGGTACCACATTTCGGGTATAAAAAGGGTAAAACCTCTTCCTTCGGCACCTCATTCTTCAGCAGCTTCTCCCTGGTGAAGACCTTCTTCCGTCAGTCAAGATGAATCTGAAGGTGGTGAGtggaacattttttctttgcagaTTATCAGTTAAAGAATAATCCTCTCTATTTATAGATTGAGAATAAAACGATAAACAGATAATCACAATAATTATCTGCTATTACATAATATAATCCGTAACGATATGatccttttaatttcttaatgtCTCGACCAGGTGGTTGTGCTCCTCGGAGTGATAGCCCTCGTCGCGGCTGCTCCAAGACGCGGAGGTGGaggctttggaggaggaggaggatttggaggaggtggtagtggaggaggcttaggaggaggtggtggtggtggactTGGTGGAGGTGGATTCGGAGGTGGAGGAGGTTTTGGAGGTGGTGGCGGTCGCAGAGGTGGCGGTGGTGGTTTTGGAGGAGGCGGAGGTAAGCATATAAGTTTCCCATGGTTAGAACGCTATGTGATGAAGTACCAGTTCAATACTAAACCCtctgaagaaaaaattgtattttacaatatttttgaaaACCCAATAAAgaccattttccattttaattactATAACTAAAAATATCAACGCCACTCTAAAGAGACCTTCTTCTACACATTGCAGGGTTTGGGCGCTAGAAGTCTTCATGGAAAATGATCAGAATTTGCCAGCACCCCGGTTTTCATACGCAGTTTAGTTGGATGGCTTGCCTCTACATCTACAGAAGTAGAAAacgaaatttccctttgttttttttttttttttgttaaagatcaataaagacagaaaatgttATACAAGGTTTTAATTTGCGTTCCTGTAGTAAGCAAGTAAGCCGTTAGAATttagattttgtgtttattctaTTGTTTTAATTTGAGAATATATACTTCGCACCTAACTAAGCATTTCCATTACTGCCCTAGGCAACAGTCACTGTGTTACAATAACTTTAAATTACCAGAATCTGCATTTATTTACATGGCATACAAAATGAGATAATATGGTTGTCATTTGATCCTGAACctaactctgatataatattgaAAATCTACTTGAAAACGATACCATCGTACGTTTTCAATGACTTTGATCTTACTTGGAAAAATTTATGGTATTCAATACCTTAAGCTACCAACCATGCCGAGTAcaggagaaataataatacaacataAATACAACATAACTATCGCAGTATTAAACAATCACGAtaaaaagaacacacaaaaatctaaataaaagacATCATTTAGACATCACTCCCATTGAACTTGCtactttatttctttcaaatttcagatacaaaaaacaaacacatacataacatttatacatacagacacacacacatatatatgtatattatataaacataaaccataaaaatctaaaattattaaattattattattattattattattgttattattcggAATGCTCACATATACACATGAAAAAGCCTATAAGGCCATAATTTGCAAAAAAGggcttccacagaacagaatacccattcgtaaaataaaaagtacactaCAAGAGAATTTCACCTAACGACCAAATGAACGAATTTCAATCAGAACTGTCGACTAACTTGACCAAATAGACtacaataatttataaaatatgccTGAGAGTAAACTACAGCTGGGGAACCTTATCGTTCGTTACAAACACCAGTCGCAACTGGGAAGGCTCAAACCATGCATGAAGCTATCTGTGTAATGATAGTTCATTGCAACTAATGAAACATATAGTACAAATAAATGTATGGTAATTTTGGTATGTTGAAGATTAGACTGGCCTTGGTAgttatataaataacagaaaaatggtaaAGTATATACATGtcgaatatttttataaatactctaattacaagtaaacaaatgaaacgtttacaaaataaaaagcaggTACTCGAATAGCGCGCTTGTGCGCGCGCATAGCCTACACGGTCAAAACCGgtaaaaatttatcagaaaaatatcCCATTCACCAAAAAGCAAATACAGATCACTTCTAAAACGTTTCAGCAGTACACTTGTAGAATGCCTTCATCCTCCACTGCCATGATATCTGATCATTAAAGAGTTAGAACTTatactcactctctttctcactttagGTCAGCAATGTTGCCTTGAACCGCAGATGCCAAATAGTGATTTGATAATGTAATTCGGCGTCATAGTAATAATCCACATCAGGGCAAAAAAGGTTCTTACCTACTGACATACGTGTAATTCATACTTACATGAAATTATCCAATTTCTAAGAAccataagattttatataaaaattgtaaaacaaaaaactataaataaaacaatcaggaaaatcaaacaaaagtacaaacaaaacaCCTCGTGTATGCAAGATCAAGCTGTTATCTCATGGAAATTGAGAAAACTATTGCAAAACCTTTAAAAGACGAGAAGATTCttgattctaatatatatatatatatatatatatatatatatatatatatatatatatatatatatatatatatatatatgtatatatatatatttatatacatacaatacatacatatatatatatattatatatatatatatatatatatatatacaatgtatatatttattatatatatatacatatcaagatTATGGTAGTTTCTTCATCCTTTGAGATacacaagaaattatttttgtagtgATTACATTCATGTAATAACGTAAAAAACAACAGACAATAGATATGCGAACAAAAATTACTCATTCAATTTTTCAAGGCCAAAGTACACAGACGATATGAATAAAATTCGCAATAACATTACAACGAGTTACAATGATgacataaataaaagcataagtACCAATACCCATATAAACACGTCTACAAACGCACATACGCGCACATAACtgagaaaaaacgaaaataaagcaatgaataaatacaaattcaTGGAATAAAAAAGTTGAACTCAATTTCACAGAAATAAGCCACACGATCACAAGCAATACTCACAACATCTATAATCTCTTCGGGAGGACATAGAAAGCATAAATGCTACGGAATACGTTCTaagcagccagagagagagagagagagagagagagagagagagagagagagagagagagagaaatgcaaatcaCGATAAGCCAACATCATAAACAAACTTATAATGGGAAACTGACAAAGGTCCCCGAGGATTTTCCCCAAGAGACTGACGGCTACCTGTGATCGATCACAATACTTCTGGGAGATGAAAACGTTGATTGCAGGGGAATAGTTGGGGAATTCCTTAATAATGATGGCAGTAATACGAAAATATTGAGAcggggggtgggaggaggaggagggaggatacTGGGGATATGGCGTTGTGCAGGGGTATGCGGGTATTATTCTTCGGGTATATAAGAACTACAAACTTCCCCTGTAGCATCACAGTCCGCAGCAGTCTCTTTCTTGTCTGGTGGTGAGCATCTCTAGAAGATGAACCTGAAGGTTGTAAGTACAAGAGGAGATAGATTTAACACGGTTctttaggaaagaaaattaattttgatgtgttgaaactattatttttgtgttatagGTGAGATCGATTAATTTGGCTGTTATCTGACGTTGAAACGGCTACAGTCACAGCTGCCGGTAATATATTTTTGGGTGCAAATGATTCGGATtgaaaaaataaacgtaaaatcTGAATGGAAcatcgaaaataatgatttttataacaatatactTAAAGGTCTTTCAAAAAAGTGGCCCTGAAACTTTCTTTAACAAGCCGTGCATTAGAAAGAcactaatacattttttttaaaccaggcgGCAGTTCTCCTCGGCTTGGTGGCACTTGCAGCTGCTGCTCCAAGACGCAGGGGTGGGCGTTTTGGAGGTGGATTCGGAGGTGGAGGTGGACTTGGACTCGGAGGAGGAGGTGGACTTGGACTCGGAGGAGGATTTGGACTTGGTGGAGGCGGTGGACTTGGAGGTGGATTTGGAGGCGGTGGTGGACTTGGAGGTGGAGGAGGCttaggaggtggaggaggtttAGGAGGTGGATTTGGAGGAGGACTTGGAGGAGGTCTTGGAGGTGGGTTTGGAGGAGGTGGTGGACTAGGTGGAGGacttggaggaggaggtggttttGGAGGCGGCGGTGGACTTGGCGGAGGTACTGGTGGATTTGGAGGGGGTGGCGGTTTCGGAGGAGGCGGAGGTAAGATTACAAAATTCTCACAAAGCTAATCTAAACTAATTTTGCCCTAtagttaagagaaaaatataaatgacaaatagaACAATATCACAGTAATATccataaagaaaggtaaaaaaaatctctttcgtGATTCTGCCCTaatacaaatgacaaaataattttattatgaatttaagataatagtagtagttattgTTCATAGAAGTAAGGCTGAGAGGACATTTTCCTAATTTCAGGTTTCGGTCGGTAGTCTCTTCACCGATGGACATAAGCTACTTTCTGTATACTTAAATGccagtatgaaaaataatttatagctttctgtttacttaaatatataaatataaaaatctgttaTACAACGATTTTGATTTGTTCCAGCTTTTTTCGAATAAATATAATACGAAGTAAACTTTCAGCAGTTGAAATTCTAGTTGTAGACTTTTCCAGTCCATTCAAAAGTGCTACTGCAAACACATTGAAGAGTCGCAACTATACCTGGCATCCTTAGGACATCTGAAAGAACAGGTGTTCCAGCATAATTCCGCCACGATTTAAGGCTATCAGAAAAACTGCAGACTTGCTCTGTGTTTCAAAGATTGCACAAATATCTCTGCTAATAAATACATTCAGGATATATGTCATGGCGTTTTGGTGTGAATCAATGTTCCCAGTTTTTACGGAGCTACTACTAGCTTGacaataacagcaacagcaagAAACGACACATCGATTTTAAGTTGACAGGCGTTGTTACGACTCTAGTCACTGACGCCGAAAAGAAGggtcatcgacaaaaaaaaaaaaaaaaaaaaactccaatttcTATCTtcccaggtaaataaataaatgtcaatgaaAATATCATCCGCGCTAGGAAACaacagagataataaaaaaaaaaaacacgaaacgaAATTGTAAATACGGCTACATATGTCGTCTTCATAAAccaaaaatttaagtatttttgcGAAGGAATCGACAGACTCAGGCTACTTTTCACAAAGGGACTGAAGAGCTTTTTAAGACACCGCCTCTTGAATGTCTTTTTCGGGCATTATAATAACTGGATCTCTTTATGAATTGCATCTCGGTGTCCTTTTACTCAAGTACAATTGATGACGATTTAAAAACTTTATCCTCTCAATTATTAAAGTACAATACATCACTTCATGAGAACCTTCTTAGTTATTATAACGGATGATCTGATGTCTGCAAAAAGTCCACTTGGATATTATTCTCATTTAATGCAACAGGCGGCCTTTCTAAGGAAACCAACTGCATCAATAGTTATCACAATAGCAGTTTTTTCCAATTGGATGTCCTTTCTAGTTCCTACAAACGGCTCTCTCTACTTACATGTCCTCtgcttttacaaaagaaaactcatcaaaaaataatctgaagtccttttcacttgaaagaccactTGCATGTCCTTATCTTCCATTAGGAGAACTCAAAAGCTTGTAATTCCCTCTCAGTTACTCCTCCAAAGGTACTAAGTTAAATTTCATTCggatttaattttcagttattacaaTAAACTTCTTGAAAGACCAGCATATAACGTTAATCAGATCGAAACTCAAAGAAAAACACACGATGGTTTGGGCAAAGGAAAAAAAGGTAGaggaattttcagaaaaaattcgACTAAAGACGTAGTGCTTTGATAACTAAGGTACTGATATAGGGAATAAAGTGCAAAAACAGATATATTCATCATCACAGCATTCTCATTATGATAATCTTCATACTAGGGCAAAGAGAACAGAAAATTTCAGTATAAATGATTACATGCTTAAAAATATAAGTCCGtacaagaatacacacacacacacatatgtgtgtatatatatatatatatatatatatatatatatatatatatatatatatatatacatatatactggatgtacgtaatgaaaagtaaaagcacTGCATTGAACACGAACTTCAATAACGAAGAATAAGTGAGCCTAACTTGAAAGACACGGAAGTGAATGCAACATTTAGTGCCATTGCAGGGCAAAATGAACAGCTATTGAAAACCACCAGATGCAGAGAAGAAAGTTTGTGCAACAGACATGACACAAAAGGTTAGAAATGATGAGGAAAGCAATTGCAGTGCGGAACAAAgattaaaatagaagaaaaatttaataaagcagatcaagagaaagggagggaaaaaaagaGACTGAAAGTAAATGACAGAAACGAGAACGGtgtggaaaaaaaagaggaggggcACGAGTACATGGGGGAGGGGTTCTAATtgttacaataattataaaagaacGAAGAAATTTGGTTTCTGCATCAGATTCTTCAACGCTCTCCCTCTTGGCGAAGACAGAGTTCAAGATgaatttcaagatagtaagtagaaacaatttgaaattttggcataGTGTGGAAAATTATCTTAAGAATTAAAAATCTTTTGAAGATGATTACTAAAGGAACACGATAATTTCTGTGTGGGTGATACAATTATCGTTATTAATTACGGATGAAAAAATGTTCTGATGGTTTTAGATAAAACGATATTTGTTTTACAGAACGAGAAATAATTTGTTTTCCATATCTTTCATTAGAAATGTTTCTGATAATTAGAAGATTcaacatcattataatttttttagttagttGATATTATGACTGGTGTGTGTCTTCTAAGCATTTACTTCTgtaattgatatgtatatattacttatcTGAATCAGTCGATTTTGCAATCAATCTATTTCCTCCAATCAAGTGACTGGAATCAAccggtaatttttttctaaatcagaTGATTCTGCTGCTCGCAATGGTGGCCCTGGCTGCCGCCAAGCCTGGACAtcgaggaggtggtggaggaggctATGGAGGACGAGGAGGCGGAGGGTAtggcggaggaagaggaggtggaggtggttacgggggaggaggaggatttggcGGAGGTGGAGGatatggaggagggggtggaggtggtTTTGGCGGCGGATACGGGGGAAGAGGTGGCGGTTATGGAGGTGGTGGTGGCGGAGGATATGGAGGAGGTAAGACTAATATCTAACTGCCATTCAGTGCTAATTGTAAAATATGAGCTTTACTGACGAcgtgatattatttatattttaaacttcCCTTAATTCCCTTATACAACTGAGCAATGTTCTTT is part of the Macrobrachium rosenbergii isolate ZJJX-2024 chromosome 41, ASM4041242v1, whole genome shotgun sequence genome and encodes:
- the LOC136826522 gene encoding acanthoscurrin-2-like, with product MNLKVAAVLLGLVALAAAAPRRRGGRFGGGFGGGGGLGLGGGGGLGLGGGFGLGGGGGLGGGFGGGGGLGGGGGLGGGGGLGGGFGGGLGGGLGGGFGGGGGLGGGLGGGGGFGGGGGLGGGTGGFGGGGGFGGGGGFGR
- the LOC136826521 gene encoding pupal cuticle protein 36a-like; its protein translation is MNLKVVVVLLGVIALVAAAPRRGGGGFGGGGGFGGGGSGGGLGGGGGGGLGGGGFGGGGGFGGGGGRRGGGGGFGGGGGFGR